The genomic region ATTGAATCACGCTTCCCATCCACATGGAACCGTGAAACGTCTCTCCCAAGACTTGAGATGTGGCCATTTTAGAAATTAGGATTGGTCAGTGGCCATTTTCGAGAATTCCCCCTTTTCAGATACAACTAAGGGTACAATATGGTATTTAAAAATTATGTAATATGTAATATTCAAATAATCTTAATCATTAGTTAGGACTTCATATGGCTTGGAGGTCTAGTCGTGAAACAGCCTCTTGTAGAAATAAAGGGTGACGTTGGGTGTATCAGGTCTATGTTGGCCCAACTCCATCAGACCCGATAGCCTTATACGCCGAGTTCGCCCTATCGTGTTTAAGTTCATTCGACGAGTTCCAACCAATAAAGCAATAGAGTGGTCGATAACTCGATATGATTGAGAGGTCATGTTTTCAAATCATTAATAATATCCTGCGGACCTACCAGTAACCTGTCACACTGTATTTTTACCATCCCTACGAACAGTACTAAAAAATCTAAAATATACAACCTTATCCTTTAAGGCTTTAATTTGCAACTTGACATTGTAAAAAAACCTGCTCCCCTTACTCCTTGTTTATGGAAGGACATGGGCCCCACTTGCCCACCTCTAAATCAAATCACATGTTGCCACGTGTCCCTACAGAAATAAATTCATTGTACCAATTTTATTTCACTCACTTTCAGCATAATGGTGAGTCGTGATTCgtgactgaaaaaaaaaaagacgaaAGCTCGAAATCGTTCTCTCTTTTTGTTTCGATTTGAGGAGtccattattattatattattattattattattattattattattattattattattattattattattattattattattatttaaaaatgatgaatgtggttaatttttaataaacaatCATTTGATTAATCTTACATTCATActtttaaacatatatattttgtatTACTAAAAACGACATGATATTTCCATTGTTTAAGTCCTTTTGACGAGAAATGACATATTTTTTTACGCGAATATGTATTCTATAAATTgtttaaagagttaaatgtcattttagtccttttGTCTTGGGTTATTTTGCCAATTTAGtctaaatgtttcatttttcgtctgtggatccaaaaaggttttatcagtgtcattttagtccactaggttaacttcatccattttttttgttaacgataaaggcaattcgatcattttatatagccgaattgcccttctagttaacaattACATGTAAGATGACTGAAttgccttctcgttaacaaaaaaatggatgaagttaacacagtaaactaaaatggcaacggtaaatgaaacctttggactaaactggcaaaatgatcCAAACCACTGGAACTAAAATAGCATTTAACTCTTGTTTAAACTGGATTTACAATGCTTCATACTATTACATGAAGTTACCTTTTTTGTAATTCAGTGGTAGTTTCCAGTTTCGTTGTATAAACTTAAGCAATAAATAAAGATACgtcatatgtatatatttattcaGTTCTTTACTTAAAATTAACGGCTTATGTAACTTCTTTTTTAACTAGACTTACAATGCTAGATAGGATGGTAAGCGTGAAGACAAGAAGTTCAAGAATTAGTAAGTAGACAATCATAAACATAGTGAATCTGTGTGATTTATCTTATCAACATGATTCTATCACTAACACTTAATATTCCATTGTGACCATTCACTAAAAAAACTATTCTCCATCACCAATTAATTTATTGTCATAACTCATAATCCATTCTATTTAACCAAAAATCTtgaacattaaaaaaaataaaaaaagaaatccTCCATAAAAATGCATGACTTATTATCTTGATATATTATAGTACAGCTACAACACAACTTGCACCAAAagcaattattattattatttttcctTTTTACAAGTTACTGATCAAAGCGATTCTCTTGCATGCCCATAACCCACACTTCAATGATTGTATATAAACCCCTACACCCTCCTTTGTTTTCACATTCATCATCCAAAACACACCATGACCACCACCATACTCCACTATCTTCTCATTATCTTTCTCTTGGCTATTTCTTGGCCAACAGATGCACGGCGGCCGTTTGCTTGTGACCCAAGAAACGCCGCCGTGAAAGGGTTGCCATTTTGCAACGTGCACTTGCCGGTGGCGGATAGAGTGAGGGATTTGCTAAGTCGGTTGACGTTTAAGGAGAAAGTTGGGTTGTTAGTGGACAAAGCGGCTGCGGTGCCACGGTTGGGGATGGATGAGTATGAGTGGTGGTCCGAGGCTCTTCATGGAGTGTCCAATGTGGGCCCCGGAACACGGTTCGGTGGCGAGTTCCCTGGCGCCACCGCGTTCCCGCAGGTTATTACTACCGCGGCTTCGTTCAATACGTCCTTGTGGGAAGAGATCGGACGGGTAAGTTGTTATAAAAAGTATTTAGAGATTTATGAtttatatcatttttattttttcaatcaGTGTAATACACAGGATTTATTGAATAATTGGTGATATAATAATTAGTAAACTAAAACTTAACGAATTTCGATTGTGATATATTATAGAAATAGTTGATTAGTTTCATGTCATTGGTTTTGTTGGGCAAATGCACTAGGGGTATTTGTGTCATTTTTAGTAATATTCGTTTCGACCTTTATGTGTAAGGCTTTTTGGAAAAGCAATATGCCTTGCCTATATtgtcaaacaaaaaaaataaattaatttaaacaCTTGCTCCACTACCAAGATCATTTAAAAATGAAATCTTTTTCATGTTTCTAAATATTTGTGTTAAAAAAGGGTGGTACAGAAACCGTGGAGATGAATACAACCATCAAACCCAAAGCAAATCAGTCAGGTTTGACTGGTTTAAGATTCCAACAAAAACGGTTTTGGTTTAGTTCAGCTTAAACTTGAAACTAACTGTGTAAACTGAACCGACTATTTAATCTTTGCTATTCATATAATTTATCCAAGAATATGTAATATGCATTTCGTGGATCAACCTAAGGTCCTTAAACAGACGCAAGCTATGAGCTTAACGCACTAGGATATCCGATAACCAACCTGACTTATAGACATTAGATCTAGCCATGAAATAAGCTAGATGATCCAAGTTGAAGGTTTCATATAGAGGTTTGGTTCTACTGTGTAAATCgcagttaaaaaaatatatttatgtattttGACTTTGAACCATCTTTATtattttaaactcttttatacatAATTAACTTtaacaaaatctttttaaaccaCCAATCCAATGTGGTAGCCAACCCACTCAACTCGACCCGCTTGAAGGGAGGTCCACTCTTCGGTAAGCGGATGTTCTTGTGTTTAGTTGGGCAGACGGGAAACACGCATGTGTGGGTATTACCAGGGTGTCCCCTTTATTGGGCTTAGGGAAACCGTTTCGTGACTGACCAGGCTGTGTTGAAGGCAAAATCAAGAAGGTCGTTAAGCATGAAAAAACTTGTACTGAGAATCAACATGTATTcattctctatgcctttgatgcTTTCCGGTCTCTTAACCCTGAAAATGTCAGTTTTCTAGATAGAGTGGAGAGAGTCATGCACAACAATTTCTCGACGCTGAAGAACCAGAGTTTTGTTTTTAGTAGAACTGGATTTGCTATTCAAAACGAGATTGCGGAATAGCTATTGCCCAAGTTTGAAAATCAAAATATTTGTAATTTATATGGTTTtaaagagaaaatatatatatatatatatatatatatatatatatatagtgaataAGAAAACTTATGAATTATGATTGATTGGATATAGGTGGTGTCTGATGAAGCAAGGGCAATGTACAATGGAGGTATGGGTGGATTAACATACTGGAGTCCAAACATAAACATATTTAGGGACCCACGGTGGGGCAGAGGTCAAGAGACTCCCGGTGAAGACCCGATAGTAGCCGGTGAATATGCTTCTCGATATGTTAGAGGACTACAAGGTAACCTGCCAGGTGACCGGTTGAAAGTGGCAGCTTGTTGTAAACATTATACGGCCTATGATCTTGATAACTGGAGTGGGACCGATAGATTCCATTTTAATGCCAAGGTACAAGTTCCAGATATATGTACACTtatatttgttttacttttttaAGATAGAGCAATGACCATTAATATGTTTAGAAAAGACGCGTTTTTTCTTAGCGGTTCATGGTTTGGCCGGTTTTGACACAACCTTGATGGTTTTGAAAAAAGACATACTGAATGACTAGGTTGGTTGGGTCGGCTGGACCAGCAGAAACCATACGGTTTCAACAAGttacctttttttttttcaaattcatTAGTTTGAATTAAATATTTTAAAACTACAAATGCAATGTTCattaagggtgaagggggtgctcacctaataggtgagtcccctctcttacgccaaaccaatccccgtgtgccacgtcaagtcccctcttaaactcccctaacaccccaatttgatggcgccactcccctcttaggtgaattggattttttttttaaaaaaaaaaaaaaaaaaaaggaaagctgTGATTggtcactccctctctctctcctccctctctcttcggtgagccgccaccgttcctctctcctctctctactCACCGCATCGATGGCGGTGTTCTTGCCGACCGGTGAAACACATCCCCGAAGGGGTCCCCGAAATACACCCCGTACACCCTAATATATTACTAGAGGGGTGTCCGCACGATGCGGCGGAAAACACAGACATTGGTAATTGTgtaatatgttatttttttttaaattaaagacACCGGTAATTGTGTAATAcgttgttatttttttaaattaaagaaACTATAGCAATACCATATACTCAAATTAGAGAGAACATAATGCTTGTTTTTATGgtgcaagttttttttttttttttttacaatctATCGTATGAAAAATTTATCGCCATCTAAAAATCGTGGAATGTTTTAACTGTCAGAATCAAACCATGGACCGAACAATTAACTACCAAACAACGCGGTttatgacccccccccccccctctccttTCTCACACTTGTTTAAACTCGTTAACTGATTGTCATGTGTAATTAAGAGGATAAGCAACTGTTAAGAAGCCCATTTTTCAGCTGAAAGAAAGAAAATACAGTTTCTTTGTATAAAGAAAATATAAAAGGATTATGATGCAAATGCAGGTAAGCAAGCAGGAAATGGTGGATACATTTGAAGTACCATTTAGACAATGTGTTATGCAAGGGAAAGTAGCAAGTGTAATGTGCTCCTACAATCAAGTCAATGGCATTCCTACCTGCGCCGACCCTCGACTTCTTCGTGACACCATTCGTGGGGCTTGGCGACTCAACGGGTATATAAAATCATACAGCCAATAAATTTTTTGGGTAATAGACTATAATAATGTCACAGGGTACATGTTCAGTGAATATAGTGGTCTAAATTACTAAAAAATATCAcaaactaacacaaaatttgtgggtatgggtttagtctaaacgggttcggatCAGTTTCAGATCAAACCCTAACCGTGCACACACAAGGTGCACCATGTTTAGGTTCATGTCACGTTCGACATCCGAcaatttttgattttgaaaatgaaTACATTTGTTTACCTGTCATACTTATCTGTGTATTTATAATGTTAACATTGTTTTCGAAAAAAGGTACATCGTCTCAGACTGCGACTCTGTTGGAGTATTTTACGACAATCAACACTACACCGCGACTCCTGAAGAAGCTGCAGCCGACGCAATAAAAGCAGGTTACAACATCACTAAATGCCATCACCTAAACGGCTTCATTTAGTTATCAGTTTAAACAACAAAACTAGTTTTATGGTATTTTAGGTTTGGATTTGGATTGCGGGCCATTCCTAGCCGTGCATACACAAGGTGCAGTTAACCGCGGTCTGTTGAAAGAGACCGAAATTGATAGTGCATTATTCAACACCCTTACGGTTCAAATGAGATTAGGGATGTTCGACGGTGAGCCATCATCTCAGATCTTCGGTAATCTCGGGCCACGGGACGTGTGCACCCCGGCTAACCAAGAGCTAGCCCTTGAAGCAGCAAAACAAGGGATCGTTCTTCTTAAGAATCACGGCCCGTCACTGCCGTTATCCCCTAAACGCCACCGAACCGTTGCTGTCATAGGGCCTAACTCAGATGTTACTGTTACAATGATTGGAAACTATGCAGGTATACTGCCATTCTAAGCCCTTACCTAGGGGTGCTATACGAACACGAAAATTTAAAACGAACCCAAACCCGGAAAtcgtgtcatacatatgaacccgaacacgacccagTTATTCGCGGGTTGACCCGAATACGGGGCCGGTTCAATCCGAATTTtttaacctttttatttttttctgcaaattaatatattagaaataaaatttactaaaaaaacacaaatgtatataat from Helianthus annuus cultivar XRQ/B chromosome 10, HanXRQr2.0-SUNRISE, whole genome shotgun sequence harbors:
- the LOC110884331 gene encoding probable beta-D-xylosidase 2; this encodes MTTTILHYLLIIFLLAISWPTDARRPFACDPRNAAVKGLPFCNVHLPVADRVRDLLSRLTFKEKVGLLVDKAAAVPRLGMDEYEWWSEALHGVSNVGPGTRFGGEFPGATAFPQVITTAASFNTSLWEEIGRVVSDEARAMYNGGMGGLTYWSPNINIFRDPRWGRGQETPGEDPIVAGEYASRYVRGLQGNLPGDRLKVAACCKHYTAYDLDNWSGTDRFHFNAKVSKQEMVDTFEVPFRQCVMQGKVASVMCSYNQVNGIPTCADPRLLRDTIRGAWRLNGYIVSDCDSVGVFYDNQHYTATPEEAAADAIKAGLDLDCGPFLAVHTQGAVNRGLLKETEIDSALFNTLTVQMRLGMFDGEPSSQIFGNLGPRDVCTPANQELALEAAKQGIVLLKNHGPSLPLSPKRHRTVAVIGPNSDVTVTMIGNYAGIACGYTTPLQGISRYTKTAHASGCQNVQCKNAHLFGDAIRAARNADATVLVMGLDQSIEAEFKDRDGLLLPGYQQELVSKVAAASKGPTILVLMSGGPIDVSFAEHDPRVGAIVWAGYPGQAGGAAIADVLFGSHNPGGKLPMTWYHQDYLTKVPMTTMDMRSNQATGYPGRTYRFYKGPVVYPFGHGLGYSNIIHTLASAPATFTVPVDGRHKNTSATTDTVRVTHAKCGGLSIGLQMDVKNTGSKDGSHTMLVYSTPPVGHWGPHKQLVAFAKVHVPAGRQLRVPINVHVCKFLSVVDRSGVRRIPMGQHSLHIGDVKHMLSIQSTQLGVIKS